Within the Arachis duranensis cultivar V14167 chromosome 10, aradu.V14167.gnm2.J7QH, whole genome shotgun sequence genome, the region tttctttcgaGAGGCTAACTTGCATTTCTCTGGTTCATTGGCTTGTAAAGTCCTCCTCAGAGTCTAATAAAGAAAAACTTTTCGTTTCAGGAATTCCTTTTGGTCATTCCACTAATTCATCAAAACACTGTTTTAACGCAAAAGGTATGTTTGATTCTTGGTTTCCGTATTTTTGCATGATGAAATTGGATAGAAGAGCAATACCAATATAGGACTTTGAACCCCTCTTTTTGTTGTTATTCATGGACAAGAACAGAGTTACTAAAGTTCCCAgttattcttaaaaaataattcagcTCTACATTTGTATTTGTGACTTCAAGTATGGTGTTCTTTCATCTGTTTCCCCCTTCCTCCAAAAAGACAATACTCCTCTAGGTCCCTCCATGTATGATACTAAATGTATATTTAGTGGTTTTTATGGAGGTGATCTGTCTGGTTTTGTTCATCACAAAATTGGAGGTAAACAAGATAATGATCTCAAGCTTTTGGTAGATATTTCAAGAAAACTTGGTTCCAGACTTTGTTGGATTCAATATTTTTCTGTTGTATTCTCAAGCTAAATTAGTTCAGCATAAATTAGGTAGGCTGAGGCTGGTTTTCCTCatatttctatttctttcttgaGCTTCATTGAAAAGTAAGGACCACAATATCTATCCATTTTTCATAGTATATGCTATTGTGTGGTATGGCATGGCCTTGATCTTTTATTCTGTTCAGATTTCCACTTTGGTTCTTCACTTCAAATTAGGCTGGGCAAgcaaatttttcttttgtggTGTTCTTATGACAATGAGTACCTgattataacatttttattcaaACTTTACCTTCTTCGAAAATGTCTTACTATAAAGCTTTTATCTTTTTGAAGTTTCTAATTGCATTTCATCATAATCTTTTCTGCACTATTTGAAGGTCAGAATTTCCGACACAATCTATACCCTTCCTACAAGAGCAATCGCCCTCCAACTCCTGATACCATTGTTCAGGGACTTCAGTACCTAAAAGCCTCCATCAAGGCAATGTCCATCAAAGTCATTGAGGCAAGTACATGTTGCAGATATAAGTTGGGTCATGGATTTTAAGGATATAATacaaatgatataattttttttgaaaacaggTTCCAGGTGTTGAGGCAGATGATGTGATTGGAACATTGGCCTTAAGGAATGTTAATGCTGGGTATAAGGTGATCTTATTAATTGTTGGGGAATATAGAGAATGACTCTATCTCTCTTTCACACACGCACACATTGATGCAACTTCTTCAGATTTGACAACATACTAATCTCTTTGCTaacacaagaaaataaaaataaaaatgacaataCGTTAATCTCTTGAGAAAATGGAAGTGTAATCATTTGGTTTTAAGTCTGTATACTTATTATTGAATAAAATCAATGCTTAAGACATATAACAGCAGATTATTCTGATTTCTGAATGTTAACATAATGTACAGGCACAGACCAAAACCTAAAGTTGCAATTATTCTGACATGCTAGCAATCTTCTCCTTATCAGGATcggaaaaaaaatcattatcatAATTAGGgccttttttaatttctttttgtgCTATATACAGAATGTTGATTGTTGTGTGAGAAGACAAATGCATGACATATTGCTTTCCTTATGGAAAATACCCTTGCTGATACTACTAATTCACTGATGATTATCTGGTCTTGATGAATGGTAGGTACGAGTTGTCTCCCCAGACAAAGACTTTTTTCAGATTCTGTCTCCTTCATTACGCCTCCTTAGAATTGCTCCACGAGGAGATCAGTAAGTACCAAAGATgattttctcttctctgttaCGTGGTAGTTAATCTGCTAATGATCTATGCAATAATACCTTATTTCTGACAACAAATGAATGAGAAATCATTCATGAAAGGGTTTGACCTTTTTTCCCGTCCCTCTTAACATCTTATCTGTAAAAATTACTTTACCAAACTAACAAAATTGAAAAGGATAGAAACccattttaatccacctcctgCAATCCTCTGTTGCAAAATGTAGCTGTTTACTAGTTTTTAAAAATCACCTCTTGACAGTTGTGTGAACTTccataaataagtaaataaaaagcTGTATTACAGGTATTGGATTGTTGCTGGATGTTGAATAATAATTCAGCAATATGCTTCCccttaaatcaaatttgaatatTGCAACAAGTTACTGACTTACTGCAGAAATAGTTAAGAACTTAATATGCTTCCCCTTTTACTGGGATTGCAGTAGAAAGAATAGTATGAGGGATCCGGTTTTCTTATTTGAATGATAAACTGGACTAAAGAAAAAAGTTTCAACgatgatttagaatttaattaataattttctttaaaaaagaaagaatgataGATAATGTAAATACAACCACAAAAATCAAGAAAAGATCTCAAAAAGGTAAAAgaggaatttttattttatatttatattaatatggGAAGCATGACCTACCAATATGAGGGCGTCATCTCTGATAAATGGATCAGAGCAAAAAAGATGTTTTGCTTTTTAGAGCTTTAATTTGTTGCTTGTTTTTTACTTTCACAAAGTACAAAGTAGCTTACTCATAtgttcaattttaattatttccgCCATTTAGGATGGTTTCATTTGGAGTTGAGGACTTTGAAAAACGATATGGAGGTCTTAAACCATCACAGTTCGCAGATATGGTTGCACTTTCCGGTGACAGATCTGATAACATTCCAGGTTATTTTCCCTTCTCCATGTTTCCATCATTTGTTGAAGTGTGAAAAGGGAAATCAAACGGGTTTACTGATAGCATGGGAGTCCTTTTGACTTTGAGGATACGCTTAGGTTCTTATTAGTcgcatttttttttataagattatGATGCTTTTGATTTTGAAGTCTTATAATGTTAGCAGTGTTAGTACTAGTCACACTATACTCTAGATTATGAGTATAAATAATGGTACCATTACTGCATTATCTTTTTTGTAAAACATATTTTATCTTCTCTCTTTATTTCTCTTTAAGTTCAATGTGACAATAATCCTATAACAtcacttaaaaataaaaaagaaagtgaggaagTACTTATTGCAGATGATAGACTTGCTGAAGTTTTAGCAGGATGGTTCTTAAAACATGATTGACTTGCTAAGTGGTGCTTAACTCTGCTAATGATATTATGAAGttgacaattttttttcaactttgCTTCTTATTTTGATTGTACCTGActggaaataataataaaagcgaTGTTGGTTCACTGTTTTTTTGCACCATGTCTTGGCATATatttaatatgaatttttcattCTAATTAAGATATATAAGGAAATAAAAGTAGCAGTGAATCATCCCATTCTACAAGGAATCTCATTCTTATATTCTAGGATAATTTCTATATTGTGGAATCAAGCTCTGGGCAGGAATTTTCATTCCTTCTCCACTTAATGAATCATCATTGCTACAGAATATAGACAGTAGACAAGAATGGGTTACTGTCCTTTCCAAGTATTCACGTATAATATATAAGCTTCTGGAGTTAAGTATTTGACACAAAATAGTACTTTGTAAAAGCAGGAGTTAGCGGGATTGGAGATGTTTATGCTGTGCAATTGATCAGTAAATTTGGTAAGGTTCTAAAACTCTCTAGTCCAGATAGGATTGTACTTTCTTATGCTTATGAATGTATTTCTTAACTCTTAAGTCATATTTCTTTGCTTTGCTTTGCTTATATGTGCAGGCACATTGGAGACGTTATTGGAATGTGTTGATCAAATAGAAGAGGATCGCATTAGAAAGGTATTCTGCAACAAACCACAGAGATAATAGGGATTTAACTCCTTTTAAATATACTTATAAAAGGAGAGGAGAAAAAGTAgcaaactaaattttaaattctgaaACTCCACATCTTTAGGACAGTAGTTATAGGATTAGATATTATAAATAGGTAGGCTGGAAAAGCTAGTAGGCAGGAAATAAGTGGAGTGAAAATCTAGAGGGAGAGAATTGACCTCTCGAAAGTCAattattcttgtttttctttcatttaaaTCTATAATATTATTCTGTCAGTGAGGTAATTATCACATCGATAATTCCTTCCTCTGTTCAGTTATTCTGTTCTTCCCTTCTACCCTTATCTTCTACACTCAATTCTGCCCTAACAGTAAGGATACTAGAGAAACCGTAACATATTCCTGATCAATTATTATGCTTATATGTGTAACATTAAAGTTGCACTAGTGATGGTTATATTGGTTTTGGAACTTGTGTCTGGTTCAACATGATAAACAAGGTTTCTTGATGCAATTGGCATCTGAATGTAATTATAACCTTGTCTGTTACTATAATAAAAGGGCAGCCCGGTGTGTAAACATCCCACATTAACATAGGGTTCGGGGAAGGGTTGCACCCAAAGGGTGTAATTTACGCATCCTAAcctgataattacatcagtgGTTGCTTCCACGACCTGAACCCATGACCTTGAGGTCACACGGAGACAACTCAACGTTGCTCCAAGGCTCCCCTTCAACCTTATCTGTTTctatatatgataataatagGCATCTGGATCTAATATTGTCATTTCATTTGCCATTTCCCTTGTAGACGTTGATTGAAAATGCTGAGCAGGCACGCTTAAGCAAGGAACTGGCAAGCATCTAGATCTctgatcttttcttttcttcctacACTTttcttgtatattttatttttccttttccagATCTGCATGTCCTGTATTCTACAAGTTTATATATTACAGCTTGATATTATGTGACAGGCATTGTTGCGTTCTGATCTTCCATTCTACATGGTGCCATTTGCTACAAAAGATATCTTATTCAAGAAACCAGAGGTTTGTGGCATCAGAGTCGGTTTGAGTTTTAAATTTTACctttatattttctaattagTTTATGGCATGTCTTTCAGTCCTATTGTGAACTCTTTTTTAAAGCCCTAATAATGGTGTGCGTCTTTCTTAAGGAATcaaattattatgttttttatGGGAACAATAACTTTTTCCAGATTCTAATGCATTTCAAAATCATCAAAACTGTTTTATTTTGATTGCTCGACTTtgcaaaacttttttttatggaATTGAAAATGGGAAAACTTACCATTAAATTATTAGTTGCCCTTCAAATTCATAATTGAACACCATAATCAATGCATTGCTATAAACTCGAGTATATTAGTACCATGAATTCTTGCTTTAACCCGTGTAAAATAAATTGTGTACAGGACAATGGTAGTAAATTCAACAGCCTTTTAACTGCTATCAGTGCATATGCTGAAGGGTTTTCAGCTGATCCTATTATCAGGAGAGCATTTCATCTGTGGAGAAAGTTGGAATCAAGATAAATTTACCAAGTCATCAGGTTCTTTTTATTTGTACCTATTTTTGTATAGAGAGCATTTGTTGATTACAACATGCCAATCCTGGAACACCATTAGTATTCTCGAGTGTATAGTAACTAGTAAGCGCACTCCAGTGATTGTTCTGCAACATATTCAACATTAGgtttatctaaaaatttaattcattcTTCATAATTCATCTCATggagcttttttgtttttggttagATGGATTGGACAATCTCCAATCTTAGACATTTACAACATCACAAGCACACACTACACACTTGCACACGCAACATTTAACTACTTGGCCTCAGTCAAGTTTCAAACCTGGGTGCAGCACATTAAGAGGCACAGGATTTGTCACTAGAACAAAGCCTCAGCTGCATCTCATAGAGCTGGTATGCACtcttttgtcccctttttttcCATTGTGggtatgcattttcatttttgttagcattttagcttaatatggtagagaggggcACAAAATAGTTTGCCAAGAAAGTTTCTTGATGGTTTGTGGTTAAATTTCATTTGAGTTTTATTTGTATGCACGGGTGAATTTAAGGGTAATGCTACGGTGAAAAgtgaaattttggtaaaaaatggtaattgtttttattttttagtaaagaaaaagttcaccaaacaaaatttatcatgTGCAATGCATGtgctttttataaaatttgtaaaaaactTTACTCTTCACCTAATTCAACTCTTCCCAAGAGAAATTTCTTGAATTTAAAGTCTTCAGGTTATGGTTCTATAAAATacgtcttttttatttttgatttaacaaaatctttttaattttagggtttagggtttagggagtAATGATCCCTAATTTAAATAGACCCATGTCTGATTTTTATTTAGTCTATTTTAAAAATGCATTAGTAAATAGCAAAATActactttatataaaaatattcttacatattttatataaatcaatTCTAAAATATATGAACTTATTTAAACTTTACCACATCAAATGATGACAAATATTGAcctaattaattctaaaatatatGAACTTATTTAAACTTTACCCCATCAAATgatgacaaataaaaaaatataaaacaatttttttaattctattcaTTTACAAGTATACACAATTCTGATGATACCAAGGTTTCATTATCTTTGTTAAAACCTAAATAAATGATACATTGTTCATTTGAATGATGTTACCGAGGTTGCAAAAACCAAACTGGTCAATAAATCGATCGACTTACTGGTTCAATAATTCAATGGTCGAATTGTGATCGACTTACTGGTTCAATAATTCAATGGTCGAATCGTGATTGAactggtttaattaaatattaaaaaaatcaaaacccaATAGATATTATTCATATTGCAAAAGAAAAACCATTAGGAAGTTCTTTGGTGCCTATGATTGTGTTTGAATTGCCTAAAAGTAGAGATAGAAGATGAGatctactcttttatttttgaattctatGTCTAAAATTTAAGCACTATAGAAAGCACCAAAACCTCAAAATCAACAAATATCAACACCTCCTAAGCTTGCTCTCGAGTTTGGTATGGAGCCACATTGTATAAACCGCAAGAATTCAATCTCATTGTCCCACCACAAACCTCAAAATCAACATACACCTAATcacaacaaaagaaacaaacataATAGTCATATACAAGGCCACAATTGAGAAGGAAGGTTTAAAACACAATTCTCAACCAAATCAAATTGCATAGTATTCTGAGAGTTATCTAAAATGGTGATTTGGGTCTGAAATGTGAGGTCCAGATCTCTTGGTATGGCAGCATCTAACTTATTTGGTGTCGAGGTGCTGCTTGTCCGAGTTTCTTGTGAGGAGGTGGGGGTGGTacttgcaagagactccgatacttaagttagcaaggactTTGAGTAGGTTTTAGTAGAGTAGAACGTAAATATACCTAAGAGGTGTCAGCTACCTGTTTGAGTAGGATAGCCTACCTCCCTTATGTGGGTGTCTGACCTCTTAAAAGAGTTCGGGTATGCTGCTGTAGGCCATTTTTTTTAGATGGGCTTTTTGTATTTGTTGAGCCTGGCTTTTATTTATTGGGTCAAGGTATAAACAAATGCCCTTGCTTGAGTCCGGATCTTTTTATGGGTCGGGCTCAAGCATCTCGTGGCTTTTATTTTGACGTCGATCCTATTGTCATTAAAAGGTCGGGTTATCCGACatgtttgaaattttcgaacgtTGCTTTTTTAATGATGGGCGAATGTTATGCGGTAGTTTTTCCTTGGAATCCGTGTGCGTTTTGAGGAGGTGTAAAGGAGCCGTTTGTGCTTTGTCTCTTATAAAAAGACTCTTCaactctttttctttccttttccttaTTTCTGTAAAATTGCTTCATTtccatttccttttctttcacAAAGAACTTCCCTGTGCTCTTCGATCATTTCTCCCGCTTCCAAGACTTCTTTATCTTGGACTCTGAAAGGTTTCGCTTTGCTGTTGTAAAGAGGAACATTCGTGGTTCTTGCTGCTTTAGATATGCCCCCTCTTTTTCCCGCAATCCCCATCGAGGTTagtttctttgctttgttttgaATATTTATCTTGTGCTCCTGAGTCTTCCTTGTGTATGTGTAAAGACTATGAAAAACTGTTTCTTATGCGGATatgattcttctttcttttctttcctttctaaGAAATGCTTGAAATTGAAACCGAAATTGAAACCGCTATCTTTTTGTTGTTTCAAGGAAAAATGTTTGCTTTGAGCTGTGTTGTTTTTAACTGTCACCGTGGGTGTTATTTCCTGTAGATGGCGTCGTTGTTATGTGACAAGGTTGCATGGTAGGGACGTCATTTGATTGTTTTAGAGAAAATGTGGAGAGAAACGAATTTTGCTATTTTTGCTGTCTTTGCCCGACTTACTTTGGATGAGGTCTGACTTCTTTTTAGtgataattttttacttttgtatCTGTAGGTATAGCCTTTATAACTCGCTTTGTTCTTTCTAATATGTCGACCAAAGTCCTTTCTAGTCTTCGAGCTTGGGTAGATACTACTGTCCTTTCTTGTGTCCCTGTAACCAATAGAAAGTATTGCACGAGTTTTATAGGCATCATAGAATATGTGAGGAGAAGGAAGACGAGAGAAACTGAGTTAGTGGCGCCCAATCCGGAAGAGAGGATGTGTTTTTCCCCCTTAAGAGGACTCTGGAcgtcctttcttttatgcttacgaCTGTTTCTTCACTTGTCTAGGTATCCAATTTCCTTTTACCGCTTTTGAAATCAATGTACTGTGGTCTTGCAACCTTGCCCCTTCTCAACTGCACCCGAATTCCTGGGCCTTCTTGAAAATGTACCAACTCTTATGTCAGGAGCTGGATGTCCGACCTTCGATGAATAtgttcttttatcttttgttgCAACCAAACCCTATAGTTCCACAAAGAAGTTAGGTTGGATATCCTTCTGAGCTATTCAAGGTCGTAAGGTTTTTGCCATT harbors:
- the LOC107469572 gene encoding uncharacterized protein LOC107469572 isoform X2; this encodes MACCYRYHCFLLHLHSHCRTIPLPLRANFSTVATSLRNLQPPRPLRQPRALVYKLSNADIAANSAASNGRVMLIDGTSIIHRAYYKLLAKLHHGHLTHADGNGDWVLTIFTALSLIIDVLEFIPSHVVVVFDHDGIPFGHSTNSSKHCFNAKGQNFRHNLYPSYKSNRPPTPDTIVQGLQYLKASIKAMSIKVIEVPGVEADDVIGTLALRNVNAGYKVRVVSPDKDFFQILSPSLRLLRIAPRGDQMVSFGVEDFEKRYGGLKPSQFADMVALSGDRSDNIPGVSGIGDVYAVQLISKFGTLETLLECVDQIEEDRIRKTLIENAEQARLSKELALLRSDLPFYMVPFATKDILFKKPEDNGSKFNSLLTAISAYAEGFSADPIIRRAFHLWRKLESR
- the LOC107469572 gene encoding uncharacterized protein LOC107469572 isoform X3; its protein translation is MACCYRYHCFLLHLHSHCRTIPLPLRANFSTVATSLRNLQPPRPLRQPRALVYKGYCSASSNASLIPEYLQLSNADIAANSAASNGRVMLIDGTSIIHRAYYKLLAKLHHGHLTHADGNGDWVLTIFTALSLIIDVLEFIPSHVVVVFDHDGQNFRHNLYPSYKSNRPPTPDTIVQGLQYLKASIKAMSIKVIEVPGVEADDVIGTLALRNVNAGYKVRVVSPDKDFFQILSPSLRLLRIAPRGDQMVSFGVEDFEKRYGGLKPSQFADMVALSGDRSDNIPGVSGIGDVYAVQLISKFGTLETLLECVDQIEEDRIRKTLIENAEQARLSKELALLRSDLPFYMVPFATKDILFKKPEDNGSKFNSLLTAISAYAEGFSADPIIRRAFHLWRKLESR
- the LOC107469572 gene encoding uncharacterized protein LOC107469572 isoform X4; its protein translation is MLIDGTSIIHRAYYKLLAKLHHGHLTHADGNGDWVLTIFTALSLIIDVLEFIPSHVVVVFDHDGIPFGHSTNSSKHCFNAKGQNFRHNLYPSYKSNRPPTPDTIVQGLQYLKASIKAMSIKVIEVPGVEADDVIGTLALRNVNAGYKVRVVSPDKDFFQILSPSLRLLRIAPRGDQMVSFGVEDFEKRYGGLKPSQFADMVALSGDRSDNIPGVSGIGDVYAVQLISKFGTLETLLECVDQIEEDRIRKTLIENAEQARLSKELALLRSDLPFYMVPFATKDILFKKPEDNGSKFNSLLTAISAYAEGFSADPIIRRAFHLWRKLESR
- the LOC107469572 gene encoding uncharacterized protein LOC107469572 isoform X1, with protein sequence MACCYRYHCFLLHLHSHCRTIPLPLRANFSTVATSLRNLQPPRPLRQPRALVYKGYCSASSNASLIPEYLQLSNADIAANSAASNGRVMLIDGTSIIHRAYYKLLAKLHHGHLTHADGNGDWVLTIFTALSLIIDVLEFIPSHVVVVFDHDGIPFGHSTNSSKHCFNAKGQNFRHNLYPSYKSNRPPTPDTIVQGLQYLKASIKAMSIKVIEVPGVEADDVIGTLALRNVNAGYKVRVVSPDKDFFQILSPSLRLLRIAPRGDQMVSFGVEDFEKRYGGLKPSQFADMVALSGDRSDNIPGVSGIGDVYAVQLISKFGTLETLLECVDQIEEDRIRKTLIENAEQARLSKELALLRSDLPFYMVPFATKDILFKKPEDNGSKFNSLLTAISAYAEGFSADPIIRRAFHLWRKLESR